One segment of Eschrichtius robustus isolate mEscRob2 chromosome 3, mEscRob2.pri, whole genome shotgun sequence DNA contains the following:
- the INKA2 gene encoding PAK4-inhibitor INKA2 isoform X2, with protein MSMKEVGDGLQDQMNCMMGALQELKLLQVQTALEQLEISGGGPAPGCPESPRTQLEPPQWEGGSGPARPAGCSPSSRPSLGSSAKLPSPRSVCGRDLAPLPRTRLPEHQSCAQRGPELVEPDDWTSTLMSRGRNRQPLVLGDNVFADLVGNWLDLPELEKGGEKGETREAGAPKGGRGQPRELGRRFALTANIFRKFLRSVRPDRDRLLKEKPGWVTPTASEPRAGRLQKGKKRGHSKGSGHCPFPGASEPRRGENPSTSCPKALESSPSGFDVNTAVWV; from the coding sequence ATGTCCATGAAGGAAGTGGGCGATGGCTTGCAGGATCAGATGAACTGCATGATGGGGGCGCTGCAAGAACTGAAGCTCCTGCAGGTGCAGACAGCACTGGAGCAGCTGGAGATCTCTGGAGGGGGTCCTGCCCCAGGCTGCCCTGAAAGCCCCCGGACACAGCTCGAGCCCCCTCAGTGGGAGGGTGGCAGCGGTCCTGCCAGGCCTGCGGGCTGCTCCCCCTCCAGCCGACCCTCTCTGGGCAGCAGTGCCAAGCTTCCATCGCCTAGGAGTGTGTGTGGGAGGGATCTGGCTCCCCTGCCCAGGACACGGCTGCCAGAGCACCAAAGCTGTGCCCAGCGGGGGCCAGAGCTGGTGGAACCGGATGACTGGACCTCCACGCTGATGTCCCGGGGCCGGAATCGACAGCCTCTGGTGTTAGGTGACAACGTTTTTGCGGACCTGGTGGGCAACTGGCTGGACTTGCCGGAACTGGagaagggtggggagaagggtgaGACCCGGGAGGCAGGAGCCCCCAAAGGAGGGAGGGGCCAGCCACGGGAGCTGGGCCGCAGGTTTGCCCTAACAGCAAACATCTTTAGGAAGTTCTTGCGTAGTGTGCGGCCTGACCGTGACCGGCTGCTGAAGGAGAAGCCAGGATGGGTGACACCCACGGCCTCTGAGCCCAGAGCCGGACGCTTGCAGAAGGGCAAGAAGCGGGGCCATTCCAAGGGCTCTGGACATTGCCCCTTCCCAGGTGCCTCGGAGCCCAGACGAGGGGAGAATCCTTCCACCAGCTGCCCCAAGGCCCTGGAATCCTCACCCTCTGGCTTTGATGTTAACACAGCGGTTTGGGTCTGA
- the INKA2 gene encoding PAK4-inhibitor INKA2 isoform X1 yields the protein MRKKSREMDCYLRRLKQELMSMKEVGDGLQDQMNCMMGALQELKLLQVQTALEQLEISGGGPAPGCPESPRTQLEPPQWEGGSGPARPAGCSPSSRPSLGSSAKLPSPRSVCGRDLAPLPRTRLPEHQSCAQRGPELVEPDDWTSTLMSRGRNRQPLVLGDNVFADLVGNWLDLPELEKGGEKGETREAGAPKGGRGQPRELGRRFALTANIFRKFLRSVRPDRDRLLKEKPGWVTPTASEPRAGRLQKGKKRGHSKGSGHCPFPGASEPRRGENPSTSCPKALESSPSGFDVNTAVWV from the coding sequence ATGTCCATGAAGGAAGTGGGCGATGGCTTGCAGGATCAGATGAACTGCATGATGGGGGCGCTGCAAGAACTGAAGCTCCTGCAGGTGCAGACAGCACTGGAGCAGCTGGAGATCTCTGGAGGGGGTCCTGCCCCAGGCTGCCCTGAAAGCCCCCGGACACAGCTCGAGCCCCCTCAGTGGGAGGGTGGCAGCGGTCCTGCCAGGCCTGCGGGCTGCTCCCCCTCCAGCCGACCCTCTCTGGGCAGCAGTGCCAAGCTTCCATCGCCTAGGAGTGTGTGTGGGAGGGATCTGGCTCCCCTGCCCAGGACACGGCTGCCAGAGCACCAAAGCTGTGCCCAGCGGGGGCCAGAGCTGGTGGAACCGGATGACTGGACCTCCACGCTGATGTCCCGGGGCCGGAATCGACAGCCTCTGGTGTTAGGTGACAACGTTTTTGCGGACCTGGTGGGCAACTGGCTGGACTTGCCGGAACTGGagaagggtggggagaagggtgaGACCCGGGAGGCAGGAGCCCCCAAAGGAGGGAGGGGCCAGCCACGGGAGCTGGGCCGCAGGTTTGCCCTAACAGCAAACATCTTTAGGAAGTTCTTGCGTAGTGTGCGGCCTGACCGTGACCGGCTGCTGAAGGAGAAGCCAGGATGGGTGACACCCACGGCCTCTGAGCCCAGAGCCGGACGCTTGCAGAAGGGCAAGAAGCGGGGCCATTCCAAGGGCTCTGGACATTGCCCCTTCCCAGGTGCCTCGGAGCCCAGACGAGGGGAGAATCCTTCCACCAGCTGCCCCAAGGCCCTGGAATCCTCACCCTCTGGCTTTGATGTTAACACAGCGGTTTGGGTCTGA